In a genomic window of Halictus rubicundus isolate RS-2024b unplaced genomic scaffold, iyHalRubi1_principal scaffold0163, whole genome shotgun sequence:
- the LOC143363889 gene encoding uncharacterized protein LOC143363889, protein METTTPEVSKVAIRIPPFWPEQPELWFRQIEAQFALNGITADTTKFYHILSQLEPKYAVEVQDIFINPPEANKYGTLRSELLKRLSATQGKRIRQLLEQEEIGDRTPSQFLRHMRNLAGTTVSDEFLRTLWS, encoded by the coding sequence ATGGAGACAACGACGCCAGAAGTCAGCAAGGTCGCCATCAGGATCCCACCTTTCTGGCCTGAGCAACCCGAACTGTGGTTCCGCCAAATCGAGGCACAGTTCGCCCTAAACGGGATTACAGCTgacacgacaaaattttatCACATACTGTCTCAGCTCGAGCCCAAATACGCGGTGGAAGTGcaggacatttttataaacccACCGGAGGCCAACAAGTATGGGACACTAAGGTCCGAACTTCTGAAGAGGCTGTCGGCGACCCAAGGAAAAAGGATCCGGCAGCTGCTGGAGCAGGAGGAAATAGGCGACCGAACCCCGTCGCAATTCTTACGCCATATGCGGAACCTCGCAGGTACCACAGTCAGCGACGAgttcctgcggaccctgtggtcag